In Halictus rubicundus isolate RS-2024b chromosome 5, iyHalRubi1_principal, whole genome shotgun sequence, one genomic interval encodes:
- the Lztr1 gene encoding leucine zipper like transcription regulator 1 isoform X1: MNMNNVASVECLTLEFGRFETVHRWQRMLECDEFVGARRSKHTVVAYKDAIYVFGGDNGEKMLNDLLRFDVKEKSWGRAPAAGARPAPRYHHSAVVHDSSMFVFGGYTGDIHSNSNLTNKNDLFEYQFQTCQWIEWEYMKKPPPPVARSAHGAAVYDNRLWIFAGYDGNRRLNDMWTISLLPGEPRVWEEVVQSGDRPPTCCNFPVAVARESMFVFSGQSGAKITNSLFQFHFRERRWTRISTDFKHILRGVPPPPARRYGHTMVSFDRHLYVFGGAADSTLPNDLHCYDLDTQTWSIILPTSDSQIPSGRLFHAAAVIGEAMFIFGGTVDNNVRSGETYRFQFSSYPKCTLHDDFGRLLRGRLFCDVEFIVGATETRIPAHIAMVAARSKFLRARIREAREKREKLEKEIKDSDLLEVRLEDAVPEAFEMVLNYIYTDRIDPTRRTDDESSSCVEDPPSNRIVLLMMDVYRLADQFKMERLEHWCVYYLMSTISHANVLEALHNAGQLRLMFIKEFCLNFVIKESNYSQIIMSKEFETLDQPLMVEIIRRRQTSQRRSFCEMYDVGAGTTLEQDMKAFLKGVGSEFCDVTLMLNGTSIPAHKAILAARCNYFEGLFRSFMPVNKMVNMEIGKMIPSSDSFNSLMRYIYYADVSMPPEDSVYLFTAQIFYGFTNNRLQAFCKQNLEMNISFSNVIQILEAADRMQAIDVKKYVLDLIVHHFTEVARLPELRQLSKELLLDIIEALADERCETRPAKVSISRHLPPGRP; this comes from the exons ATGAATATGAACAACGTTGCGTCTGTAGAGTGCTTGACCCTCGAATTCGGACGTTTTGAAACCGTCCATCGATGGCAACGAATGTTAGAATGCGACGAATTTGTTGGTGCCAG GCGTAGCAAACACACTGTTGTAGCGTACAAAGATGCAATCTATGTTTTTGGAGGTGACAATGGTGAGAAAATGTTGAATGATTTGTTGCGATTCGATGTCAAAGAAAAATCCTGGGGTCGAGCACCGGCTGCAGGAGCCCGTCCTGCACCACGCTATCATCATTCAGCAGTGGTTCATGATTCTTCTATGTTTGTATTCGGTGGTTACACCGGGGATATACATTCCAATTCGAATCTTACCAACAAGAATGACTTGTTCGAATACCAATTCCAAACTTGCCAATGGATAGAATGGGAATATATGAAGAA ACCACCGCCACCGGTAGCCAGATCTGCTCATGGGGCAGCAGTATACGACAACAGGTTATGGATATTTGCTGGCTATGATGGCAATCGAAGATTGAATGACATGTGGACCATATCGTTATTG CCTGGTGAGCCAAGAGTATGGGAAGAAGTAGTTCAATCGGGTGATCGTCCTCCTACATGTTGTAATTTCCCAGTAGCGGTAGCTCGCGAGTCGATGTTCGTCTTCAGTGGTCAGAGCGGAGCCAAGATCACTAACAGTCTCTTCCAGTTCCATTTCCGAGAGAGGCG GTGGACTCGGATCTCAACGGATTTTAAACACATTCTACGGGGTGTTCCACCGCCGCCAGCACGACGATATGGTCACACGATGGTCAGTTTCGACCGGCATCTCTATGTGTTCGGCGGTGCAGCCGATTCCACGTTACCAAACGATCTCCACTGCTACGATCTTGACACGCAGACTTGGAGCATCATTCTTCCGACCTCTGACAGTCAAATCCCATCCGGTCGTTTGTTCCATGCAGCAGCGGTAATAGGTGAGGCGATGTTCATATTCGGCGGAACAGTCGACAACAACGTCCGGTCCGGTGAAACATACAGGTTCCAATTTTCTTCCTACCCAAAGTGCACGTTGCATGATGATTTCGGAAGGTTGCTGAGGGGACGTCTCTTCTGCGACGTTGAGTTCATTGTGGGGGCTACAGAGACGAGAATACCGGCTCACATAGCCATGGTAGCGGCGAGGTCAAAGTTCCTCAGGGCTCGCATTAGGGAAGCTCGAGAGAAACGCGAGAAACTGGAAAAGGAGATCAAGGACTCGGATCTGTTAGAG GTGAGGCTGGAGGATGCAGTGCCCGAGGCCTTCGAGATGGTCCTGAATTACATCTACACGGATCGCATTGATCCGACGAGAAGAACCGACGATGAATCGAGCAGTTGCGTCGAAGATCCTCCGAGCAACCGAATTGTGCTCCTTATGATGGACGTATATCGTTTAGCCGACCAGTTCAAAATGGAACGCCTCGAACACTGGTGTGTCTACTACCTCATGTCGACCATAAGTCACGCGAATGTTCTAGAAGCGTTGCACAACGCTGGTCAGTTGCGTCTGATGTTTATCAAGGAGTTTTGCTTGAACTTTGTCATCAAAGAAAGCAACTACAGTCAGATCATAATGAGCAAAGAGTTCGAGACATTGGACCAGCCATTGATGGTGGAGATCATCAGGAGAAGGCAGACGAGCCAGAGAAGGAGCTTCTGCGAGATGTACGATGTTGGCGCAG GTACGACATTGGAACAGGACATGAAGGCATTTCTGAAAGGTGTCGGCTCTGAATTCTGTGATGTAACATTGATGCTGAATGGTACATCCATTCCTGCCCACAAAGCAATCCTTGCCGCAAGATGCAATTACTTTGAGGGTTTGTTCCGTTCCTTTATGCCAGTGAACAAGATGGTGAAC ATGGAAATAGGCAAAATGATCCCCTCTTCTGATTCTTTCAACTCTCTCATGAGGTACATCTACTACGCGGATGTCTCTATGCCACCAGAAGACTCTGTCTACTTATTCACAGCACAAATTTTCTACGGTTTCACAAACAACCGACTGCAGGCCTTCTGCAAGCAGAATCTTGAAATGAACATCAGCTTTTCGAACGTGATTCAGATCTTGGAGGCTGCCGATAGGATGCAAGCCATTGATGTTAAAAAATACGTGTTGGATCTGATAGTGCACCACTTCACAGAG GTAGCAAGGCTTCCAGAATTAAGACAATTGAGCAAAGAACTATTGTTGGACATTATCGAGGCATTAGCTGATGAACGTTGTGAG ACTCGGCCAGCCAAAGTGAGTATCTCGAGGCACTTACCACCAGGTAGACCGTGA
- the Lztr1 gene encoding leucine zipper like transcription regulator 1 isoform X2 — protein MFVFGGYTGDIHSNSNLTNKNDLFEYQFQTCQWIEWEYMKKPPPPVARSAHGAAVYDNRLWIFAGYDGNRRLNDMWTISLLPGEPRVWEEVVQSGDRPPTCCNFPVAVARESMFVFSGQSGAKITNSLFQFHFRERRWTRISTDFKHILRGVPPPPARRYGHTMVSFDRHLYVFGGAADSTLPNDLHCYDLDTQTWSIILPTSDSQIPSGRLFHAAAVIGEAMFIFGGTVDNNVRSGETYRFQFSSYPKCTLHDDFGRLLRGRLFCDVEFIVGATETRIPAHIAMVAARSKFLRARIREAREKREKLEKEIKDSDLLEVRLEDAVPEAFEMVLNYIYTDRIDPTRRTDDESSSCVEDPPSNRIVLLMMDVYRLADQFKMERLEHWCVYYLMSTISHANVLEALHNAGQLRLMFIKEFCLNFVIKESNYSQIIMSKEFETLDQPLMVEIIRRRQTSQRRSFCEMYDVGAGTTLEQDMKAFLKGVGSEFCDVTLMLNGTSIPAHKAILAARCNYFEGLFRSFMPVNKMVNMEIGKMIPSSDSFNSLMRYIYYADVSMPPEDSVYLFTAQIFYGFTNNRLQAFCKQNLEMNISFSNVIQILEAADRMQAIDVKKYVLDLIVHHFTEVARLPELRQLSKELLLDIIEALADERCETRPAKVSISRHLPPGRP, from the exons ATGTTTGTATTCGGTGGTTACACCGGGGATATACATTCCAATTCGAATCTTACCAACAAGAATGACTTGTTCGAATACCAATTCCAAACTTGCCAATGGATAGAATGGGAATATATGAAGAA ACCACCGCCACCGGTAGCCAGATCTGCTCATGGGGCAGCAGTATACGACAACAGGTTATGGATATTTGCTGGCTATGATGGCAATCGAAGATTGAATGACATGTGGACCATATCGTTATTG CCTGGTGAGCCAAGAGTATGGGAAGAAGTAGTTCAATCGGGTGATCGTCCTCCTACATGTTGTAATTTCCCAGTAGCGGTAGCTCGCGAGTCGATGTTCGTCTTCAGTGGTCAGAGCGGAGCCAAGATCACTAACAGTCTCTTCCAGTTCCATTTCCGAGAGAGGCG GTGGACTCGGATCTCAACGGATTTTAAACACATTCTACGGGGTGTTCCACCGCCGCCAGCACGACGATATGGTCACACGATGGTCAGTTTCGACCGGCATCTCTATGTGTTCGGCGGTGCAGCCGATTCCACGTTACCAAACGATCTCCACTGCTACGATCTTGACACGCAGACTTGGAGCATCATTCTTCCGACCTCTGACAGTCAAATCCCATCCGGTCGTTTGTTCCATGCAGCAGCGGTAATAGGTGAGGCGATGTTCATATTCGGCGGAACAGTCGACAACAACGTCCGGTCCGGTGAAACATACAGGTTCCAATTTTCTTCCTACCCAAAGTGCACGTTGCATGATGATTTCGGAAGGTTGCTGAGGGGACGTCTCTTCTGCGACGTTGAGTTCATTGTGGGGGCTACAGAGACGAGAATACCGGCTCACATAGCCATGGTAGCGGCGAGGTCAAAGTTCCTCAGGGCTCGCATTAGGGAAGCTCGAGAGAAACGCGAGAAACTGGAAAAGGAGATCAAGGACTCGGATCTGTTAGAG GTGAGGCTGGAGGATGCAGTGCCCGAGGCCTTCGAGATGGTCCTGAATTACATCTACACGGATCGCATTGATCCGACGAGAAGAACCGACGATGAATCGAGCAGTTGCGTCGAAGATCCTCCGAGCAACCGAATTGTGCTCCTTATGATGGACGTATATCGTTTAGCCGACCAGTTCAAAATGGAACGCCTCGAACACTGGTGTGTCTACTACCTCATGTCGACCATAAGTCACGCGAATGTTCTAGAAGCGTTGCACAACGCTGGTCAGTTGCGTCTGATGTTTATCAAGGAGTTTTGCTTGAACTTTGTCATCAAAGAAAGCAACTACAGTCAGATCATAATGAGCAAAGAGTTCGAGACATTGGACCAGCCATTGATGGTGGAGATCATCAGGAGAAGGCAGACGAGCCAGAGAAGGAGCTTCTGCGAGATGTACGATGTTGGCGCAG GTACGACATTGGAACAGGACATGAAGGCATTTCTGAAAGGTGTCGGCTCTGAATTCTGTGATGTAACATTGATGCTGAATGGTACATCCATTCCTGCCCACAAAGCAATCCTTGCCGCAAGATGCAATTACTTTGAGGGTTTGTTCCGTTCCTTTATGCCAGTGAACAAGATGGTGAAC ATGGAAATAGGCAAAATGATCCCCTCTTCTGATTCTTTCAACTCTCTCATGAGGTACATCTACTACGCGGATGTCTCTATGCCACCAGAAGACTCTGTCTACTTATTCACAGCACAAATTTTCTACGGTTTCACAAACAACCGACTGCAGGCCTTCTGCAAGCAGAATCTTGAAATGAACATCAGCTTTTCGAACGTGATTCAGATCTTGGAGGCTGCCGATAGGATGCAAGCCATTGATGTTAAAAAATACGTGTTGGATCTGATAGTGCACCACTTCACAGAG GTAGCAAGGCTTCCAGAATTAAGACAATTGAGCAAAGAACTATTGTTGGACATTATCGAGGCATTAGCTGATGAACGTTGTGAG ACTCGGCCAGCCAAAGTGAGTATCTCGAGGCACTTACCACCAGGTAGACCGTGA